The Sesamum indicum cultivar Zhongzhi No. 13 linkage group LG6, S_indicum_v1.0, whole genome shotgun sequence genome has a segment encoding these proteins:
- the LOC105164290 gene encoding flavin-containing monooxygenase FMO GS-OX-like 4: MSYFLFLPIPRIDKMAIPTPNPNTPPHFRLPAMPSPVSRTIAVVGAGAAGLCAALELRREGHKVVVYERENQIGGTWAYTPEIETDPIGVDPSRNIVHSSLYASLRTNLPREVMGFRVYPFVASRKPGRDGRRFPGHGEVLEYLRDFAEEFRLRELVRFGSEVWHVGLMEDRKWMVRSRKRSGSEGNKDDEVYDAVVVCNGHYTEPRIAEIPGIEVWPGKQIHSHNYRVPDPFRDQIVVIIGGATSADDISRDISKVATEVHITSRSIEIGRLGKLSGHDNIWLHSMINSVHKDGKVAFQDGTQVRADVILHCTGYKYHFPFLETNGIVSVDDNRVGPLYKHIFPPALAPWLSFIGLPRKVVPFLLFEFQSKWIAGVLSGRIPLPSKEEMMRDTEAFSSSLEASGIPKGYTHRLDADQFEYDDWLAAKSGSPLTEEWRKKMYFAAGRMKRSMPEMYRDHWDDEDLISQAHEDFKTRSTVGSV, translated from the exons cCACTTCCGCCTCCCTGCGATGCCTTCACCTGTCTCCAGGACCATCGCCGTCGTAGGCGCTGGTGCTGCCGGCCTCTGTGCCGCCCTGGAACTTCGGCGAGAAGGACACAAAGTGGTTGTCTACGAGAGGGAAAACCAGATAGGGGGCACGTGGGCATACACACCCGAAATAGAGACTGACCCGATAGGAGTCGATCCCAGTCGGAACATAGTCCATTCCAGCCTCTATGCGTCGCTGCGCACCAACCTGCCCAGGGAAGTGATGGGCTTCCGGGTCTACCCGTTTGTGGCGAGCCGGAAACCCGGGAGGGATGGGAGGAGGTTTCCTGGTCATGGGGAGGTGTTGGAGTATTTGAGAGATTTTGCTGAAGAATTTCGGCTTCGTGAGTTGGTGAGGTTTGGGAGTGAGGTTTGGCATGTGGGGTTGATGGAGGATCGGAAATGGATGGTGAGATCAAGGAAGAGAAGTGGGAGTGAGGGGAATAAAGATGATGAGGTGTATGATGCTGTGGTGGTGTGCAACGGGCATTATACGGAGCCCCGTATTGCAGAAATACCCG GCATTGAAGTGTGGCCGGGAAAGCAGATTCATAGCCATAACTATCGCGTTCCTGATCCATTTCGTGATCAA ATTGTGGTGATAATCGGTGGTGCTACAAGTGCTGATGATATCTCCAGAGACATTTCTAAAGTTGCCACAGAAGTCCATATTACATCTAGATCAATCGAAATTGGACGGCTGGGGAAATTGTCTGGCCATGACAATATCTGGCTCCATTCCATG ATCAACAGTGTTCACAAAGATGGTAAAGTGGCATTTCAAGATGGAACTCAAGTCCGTGCCGACGTTATTCTTCACTGCACGGG CTACAAGTATcactttccttttcttgaaaCAAATGGCATTGTGAGTGTGGACGACAATCGAGTTGGTCCTCTTTATAAGCACATTTTCCCGCCAGCATTGGCCCCTTGGCTTTCTTTTATTGGCTTGCCACGGAAG GTTGTTCCGTTTCTCTTGTTTGAATTCCAGAGCAAATGGATTGCTGGAGTTTTATCTGGTCGGATTCCTCTCCCATCAAAAGAGGAAATGATGAGGGATACTGAAGCCTTTTCCTCATCACTCGAAGCATCTGGAATTCCTAAGGGATATACTCATAGATTGGATGCAGATCAG TTTGAGTATGACGATTGGCTGGCGGCCAAGAGTGGCTCTCCTTTGACAGAAGAATGGAgaaagaaaatgtattttgCGGCTGGACGGATGAAGAGGAGCATGCCTGAGATGTACCGTGACCATTGGGACGATGAAGATTTGATCTCACAGGCTCATGAGGACTTTAAAACACGCAGTACGGTGGGCTCTGTATAG